From Anopheles maculipalpis chromosome X, idAnoMacuDA_375_x, whole genome shotgun sequence:
TCACCTCTTAAAACAAAGCCAATGCTAAAGAAATGTACATTAAGAAGATAAagagcgacacacacacacacacaagacaaaaaatgaaaatgtgttcCGTCAATTAAACCGCTTCCAAAGGACCTTCGGCAATTAAAACCAAACACCAAGTCCGCGAGTCCACGATGCATCACTCCTTCGCTGTGTGCTCTTTTCCTAGCTGATTCTCTCTCACTTTCACTCTTagcttctttctctctctctctcactctctctctcgctctatttCTTGATTGCTTAGGACCTTCCGATGCGTAAACTCCCTACGAAAACCGTCCCTGTACAGTGATCGTCTATTTGTCTAACGGATTAATTAGCGAATAGCCAAGCGAGTCAAGGGCAGGACGGCACGTCCTGAGGGTGGAAAATGGCGGGACGGCCGGGGGGAGGAGGAGTCTCAAAACCGCAATGGTGAATAATTTAGCAAATTGGGCTtactaaattaattttgatcgAGACCACCAGGCACCCCAACAGTGCGAACGACCCGTCGGCCATTGGGAAAATTTGGGTAAGTGTGCTTTAGAGGGGTGGGAAGgggaaggaggggggggggggggggataaaGTGGAGATTGTAAAATGTATTTCCTTGAAATTTCTTCATCATCGTACACAGAACGGAGaggggaaaaaggggaaagagGGAGTGGAGTGGGGGGGACCCCGAAACGGAGGAAGAAAAGCGACTGAGAACGGAGAAAACATTTACCACAAATTAAGCGACCGGCAAAGTACTCctgccatacacacacacacacacacgcagacattTGGACGTGGAATTGATTGTATAGCCTTGTGCATGGGGAAAACTGTGCGCTGCCACGAAACGGTTGCTAACGACACTGGGAAAACTCGATTTTCCTCCTTTCCGCCCccatttgtttttcccttctgacacacacacacgcacacccaccCACTCCCGGACACTGGGCTCGGCTTATACCGCACAGCTCGTTATGAAGCTTTAAACGATTACATGCATTTGATTCACAGCAAATTGAGTTTGTGCACTTGAAtttaaaatgtgtgtgtgtttcgaatAAGGATATTCACGTTGCGAACACTAAGAATAAGAAGTAGTACGATCAAGACAGAGAGGGAGGAGAGATAGAGGGAGATAGAAAGAGATGCAGCGTGCAAGTATTCGTATAATTAATAAACGTAATCGTAGCCCGATTGGTGCGACCACTTGCAGTTGTGTGTGCGGTGGGCGTGGCAAAACGGCTCTCCTTCACAACGGTGCTCAGCAATGaagttttccccctttttctgTGTAGTACGATGGGGCGGTACCGATTCGTTCGTCCTTgcgcaccacaaacacaccaaagcCTTCCGTAGCACAACCTGCACGAAACagagatggaaaaaaagaagaaaatgattgcaaattttccttcactgtgtgcgtgtgtgtgtgtgtgtgtgtggagggttgttttttgttgttgttggaacATTTTCACAGCTCCCCTTTTAAGCCCGATTTGCTGAATAAGTTCCAGTTTTCACTTTTCCTACCAACGCACAaccgtggggggggggggggagggggggatgTCGGAAAGCAAAGTGAAAGAAGAAGTTAATAGTCAATCGAAATTAGGAGCGAACACTTTACCGGTTGCCAGTTGTTGCCCAGGTAGGCTGGTACGTTAGGCCGTGCCTGCAGGAGTTTGACTGTTGTTTTACCccattttttgcttgctttaatCATAAATGTGACCTTTTTCATTCTCatagtgtgtttgtatgtataATTGCATAATCGATTCGCAGCGGTGAGCTTCCGGTGCAAGAGGAAACGGTGCAttcaataaagaaaacaacaacaagggTTGATTAACTTTCAGCTTCTAAGCAGCTAACGTGCTGCTTAGCAGCAACACGGGAGCACTAGCCAGTGGCTTGATTCACATACAAGCTGCGCTAatcggattttttgtttttcgtttcggtttttgCTTAGCTGCCAACAACCGGAAAGCGGAAAAGGGGGACCGTCTTCGGGCCGGGTAGCTTATCAGCGTGGCCTTGTGTGTTgattttaaaggaaaattggGGCTGCTCCTACTGCAGCCTAAGCGAAAGGAGGCGGTTCGTGCTGCaggatggtgtgtgtgtgtgtgtgtatttgtggcCCATTTTTGGCctgaaccccccccccccttcccccctcgAAAAGGACCAAAAAATAATCTGTCCCGGCTTGCCGTTCATGGGCTCCAACCGCGTGCTTCTGGAGTGGAAAGGGCGTGAGCGTGGgaatgcaaaagaaacaagACGGAAACGATTTTGTGGTCTCACTGTCCTCCCCATTTAATAACCcccactcaaacacacacttggGCTGCTGTGCGTCTGTTGCTGTACGAAAATTGTTTAGACAGTAGTAATGCTACTGCGAGCAGCTGTCagaattttcgattttctgttttgaCTTTTCTTGCCCAAAAATTGCAAGTTAGATTTACTGCACTTTCCTTTCTTAAACATTTACTTTATTCTGTTTACGTAAGTTTTTCCCCTACATTTTCTACACTGTTTGCAGGATTTTTCTCTAACAAAAAACtctattttttgtatataattatttcatgttttactaacaaaaaaaaccccccgacAAACACCGATCGCGATCGATTACCGGTTACGATACGCTGGGCCGCTATTATCACTTACATTGAATTAGTAATCCTCCTAAGCAATTCACCGAAACCAGTCAGCAAAACGGTGTTTCGGGCCGAACCGGCCTGCCGGGGCCGGGGTAGGTAGGAAACCCATTAGTAGAGCTTGACAGTTACGTGACCACGGGAAGGCCACGGAACGGTTGCGTTGGCTGGGCGTTGTGCGAGACGTGAACGGGGAGTAATCTTTTAAGAGAAGCGTacatattttaattacttattGTGCTTAATATGATGTAGACATTTTCCTTCCGCGCTTCCGCGATCCTGGCCGACGAGGCAGAATACCGAGAAGGCTAGCGAAACGTTCGGATCGTCTAAACGCACACGTTTTGCTAGAAAGTTGAGGAATTTGTGGGAGCCTTGCGAGTAGCACCGGCCATGGAAAGAGCGAGATAGAGTGAAGGCAAGGGAGCGCGAAAGTCATCTCACTTGGCAGGGAAAGGATGTGAGGGGTAATGACAGTTTAATAGTACGTATCTCCGGCTGACGGGGGAAAACTCTCATCTGGGAAAGGCGTTTCCCCGGGGTTACTACCTTTCCACCAACTCGCCGGGTTAATAAACCcaaacagcacacatacacacgcccgCATTGGGCGTGGTTTGCAAGTATCTCGCGCTTTGTGCTGTACGCATTGGTAGAGGCCggcaaaggaaaacacacactagTCCGTCCTACTCTGCGCAACCAACCCTTGTCGGAAAACCCGAAAGGGACCTGTTTGCTAGGCCTGGCGTTCCATATGGTACCGTTGCATCGAGCTGGGAAAAACCTCACTCAGTCAACATTTGCCCTTGCTGCCAGACAGTTCGTTCTAGCTCCGTTGTGAAACGTGATTTTTAGCGGGATTTTGATTGCGGTGCGTACGTGTACGCAACATCCCACATCTCGCCTATTGTTTTCGTTCGTCGGAAATCGCCATTCCTACTCCccgacccacacacacacacacacacacacacatacacacgggaAGGCAATCAAAATCTGCTGACGGCGCACTGTTTATCAGCTCAACGCTCAACAACCACATTATCAAATACAGCGGACGGAGGATTATATTAGTGTATTTCTATGTGAACctgtgtaagtgtgtttgcAATGTTGTTTAGTACGTGATTTGAACAAATAAGGTTCTGCAAAGTGTACCAATAATAgtaatacaacaaaacaaactgagTGTGTAACGATTAAACCGTTGCAGCAAGCGTCCTTCGTTTGACgcccaaatgtatgcaatctgccGCGACGTAGCATCATGATCGAACAGTGGAGATGAAAATGAGgcgaatcgtttgttttgattggtgTATTTGATGAAGGTTAAGTAGTGGTTGCATTACATCCTTCACCTTTCGCAAACATCTGCCGTAAGCCGCgtgagagaaaaaatagggaaagataattcaaattgaaaatcgCCTCAGCTAACATTCTACCACCGGTGTTTGCTTGCTCGCGAGTGATTGtgtgcttgtatgtgtgttgaaaaaagaaaaaaaaaccgaaaccggCTTTTTGGACAGGTTGTGAACTATGGTAATGATGCAATCACCAATGTCTGATTGCGGGCAACCGGAAAGCCCTTCGCTCTCGCAGCCGAATTCGCCGCCCGCCTCAACCGAGCTGGCCTCCCACTCGCCCAAGACAATCCTGCTGAAGGGAGGCGGCGGTGTCAcgcacaacaccaccaccaccaccaccaccgcaacaaTCACTACCGCCCCGACAGCGAACGGTTCGGAAACGGAACCGGACGGTGCGAatacgctgctgctgcgtttCGCCGAGGAGCGGCGCCTAACGCTAACTCCATCggtccagcaacagcagcaggaggCGGCCAGCAAGTGTGGCACGTTTCTGGATCTGCGCGCCAACAAccacagcaccagcagcaacagcaacagcagcaccagcagcaccgaaCCGCTGGATGGCGAACACGAGCAGGCGGAGGCAGAAATGTTTACCGACCAGGTGGACCCGAAGCAGGGCGACTATTTGCCGGTGACGGAGCTACcgcagcaccagcaaccaCCGCAACACCAGCAACCGACCGATCGGGCGGTGAAGTTTTCGATCGAACGGTTGAAGCATCTGGCGGATGGGCACGCACTAGCGGTGCGTCACCATCCACTGCACCATCACCAGTCGGCGGCCGAGCAGCTGGTGCTGGCCGCTGCCGCCGGTGCCCATTTCCCACCCGGTGCGCACCCCACGATGGGTGGCTCGGTGGTGTCTGTGATACCGTCCGGTTCGGTGTTGCCACCGCTACACCCAGCCGTCCTGCATCCAGTACATCCGCCCCACCCGTCCCATCACACGCCGGTGGCGGCTGGCGTTGCACCGTTGCAGCCGTCCTCGTGCTTTCCGCATGCGTCCGCATCCGCCCCGTCGCACCAGCCCCATCCCCATCAACACAGCCACCATCAACGCCACCATCAGGCGGCGGTAGCGGCAGCAGCTGCGGCAGccgcagcagcggcagcagcggcCGCTGCCGCCGCCGTCGCGTCCGGTTCCGGCCCGGCCCAACCGCAACCTCAACatccacagcagcagccatcGCCGCACGATCCCACGGCCACCCCGCACCAGCATCCGGGCCACCCGTTCGCTATCAAATATCCGGCGGGCAGCGCGTCGCCGACCGATCTCGAGATCGAACGGTTCAAGATAGCGCGCACCGCGATCAACAATACGGCCGCGTTTGCcgctgccgccgccgccaaGGAGCTGTCCGACATTGGGTTCAGGATACAGCTGCAGGACGGTGGTGGGCAGCATCACAGTGGGTACGCGCGCAGCGACACTAGCGAGGAGCTAATCGTGGACGGAAACGAGGAAAGCTCACAGGACGGAATCTCGGTAAGTGTGGGCCGCCTGAGGGACGTAAGTCGATCTTTGAGTCGATGTGCAAAACAGTTAGATGGTTAGTTCTGCGCAGGGAGAACTGATTCGGGATGAGATTGGATTACCCGCCACCGAATCGTAACAGAGCATCAAACGTTTGATGATCGCAACATCTAGAAGTAGAGACCCATAGTGTCCTAAGGATATGTAGAATGCTGAAGCATGTACATGCCACATTACGATAAAGTGCCGAAGTTAGTCGTGATCAGTATTAGGTTAGGGTTTCCAGAGATCTCGTGCCTAAACTTAGAAGATGTTATAGAATATGTTTTGGGCGCTAGATAGGCTATATCCAGTGTAGTTCTTGAATATTTAACACCTACTAGTTTGGTGCTTTCAGTACCAAAGCGACTGTAATAACCATGCTCTGAAATGAAGTGACTCCCGCCCCTACATTCTATGGCAAAGCAATCACTAACACAATCAATCCTCAACAACTCTACCTTTCACAGGGTTGCCCGGTGGATCTGACGCGCTCGATGGAAAATGGGGCCGATGCAAAAACGCACGCTATCCGCGATACGGACAAGGAGGCCGCCTCGAAACGGTTAGCCTTCTCGGTGGAGAACATACTCGATCCGAACAAATTCAACGGCAAGCACAGTGTGGCGACATCCGGTGTCGCACCCGTTACGGTCGGCGGTATCTTCGGTGCGAAGCTGAACGGGGGTGGGAAAATGGTGGCTGCGCTCGGtgttgccgctgctgctgctgctgctgctgtcaacAGTGCCGGCGGCAACTacgccaccaacaacaacaactgcacggttaacaacaacaataataacaacaacaacaacaacaacaacagcatcaacaacaatgcAAAGTTCTGGAGTCAGGCCGGGCTGGAGCGGGACGATAAGTTGGACGACGATCACAGCGATTCGCGCTCCGGTGAGTACCATGCAATGTGGTTGTGATTTGTTACAAATGCGGGTGAGGTAAAGCAGGGTCCAGGGGGCTTTGTGTTTTGATGGCAGCGTGTCAGTCGAGATGATAAACATATCATGTCGCATGCTGGTGTCATACAAGTGTTAGTGCATCTTCACAATCCTGGCAATGGCGGTGGAGTTGTGTTTtaggtgtgttgttttttttttttttttgttatcaatcCTTTCGCGGTGTGAAAATGTCATAATACTACGTGTAATGGGAACGTgtatcagtgtgtgtgtgtatatgtgtgtgtgtgtgtgtctaagaaaatgaaaacaagcgAAGATACCTTTCATTTATCGATATTTATCGATAGATTGTacacgcctgaaagtatgcaattattaAGTCAAATATTGCGGTCTACGATGACTTAAGCTAGTTTATTCATTCGAGCAGTCTTAATATCTTCTTTTTAAAGATATTATGACTATATAAGATATGACAATGACTATGGTAGAGCGACACAGgcaccagtcttcaaacgCATCCCCAAAGTCGAACGATTCGAGATGCGTTTTCCTGGTTTGGATTAACTGCTGTTTGACTATTTAACAGAAGGCAGataattttttgacatttttaagGCTGAAGCCATCATGAGCAACAttgtttccaattttcaaACAGATGTGTAATGTgacattttcgaaaattttacaaattttaaaataagatcTGTGAATAAGAAATTGTTGATAAACAatattgcataaatttaggcgAAGCACACCTAGAGTGTTACAATTTATTCGAATGTTTCAAAGAAGAAAGtatttctacctttttttgatttttacatCAAAACATTAACGACAATTCTTAAGTCCAACACTATGACCCAACTCCAGAATTCCTGATATTCTTGCTCGAAACCGTCCatagatgaaaatatccttgtAAGCCTGTGTCCACAGCATTTCGGTACACTATTGCCAGTGAGATGAAGCCAACTATTAGCTAATCGAAGCTAACGTTTCACCCCATCCCTTCGAAATCATGCCTATCCAAAGAGCATTTTCCCTATTGCTTCACTTTGCACTTGTACATGACCTGTTTGACAGTGCTacaaaaatctccaaataTTCCGCAAAAAGCTAACAACTGCCTGAATAGGGGCTTAGCTTCTCCCCTGACATCTGCTGCACTGCTAGATAACTGGTGAAACGATGGGCCAGatccagaaaaaaatgtgCCGCCTGATGCCACGGAAACAGACAGAACCTGGCTTCCTGAGCCGCGCATTACACGACTTCTACAAATAGAATCCACCTGATGATGCCATTCGGTGCATCATCGGCCAGGGTCCGGCATATGCAATACGCATCCGTATCGCCGAATCCCCCGGCACATACTTacaaaaaatccccaaaaGCCTTGCACAAATCTTCAGCATTGCAAACTGCATGCCTGGTGATATCGTATGTGCAGTTTGACGAGCTTAATCGAGaatcaaaaagaaagaaagaacaaacatgaaacttctctctttctcactctctctgtCGTGTTGGAAAACAATCATAGGCAGGTACATCCGACAGATAACGCGCGAACACAAACGGGAAAGCAGTTTGAAAAGACGCGGTTCCGGGCAGCTGCATCGCCAAGCGGGACGTGCATTCCGTGCACCGTTGGATCGgtcaaagaaacaaataacacTAGCCTAACCTTTCGCGCCAAAGCCGAAGATAGATCGCACTTAAACAAATAGCGAATGCATTGTTGATTGCCGGCATTCGGGCGCGTATCGGCCCTGTGCAATACCGGTGCACCGTTGCTTCAACCTTTCTGCAACACTTTCGATAGTGtgtacttgttttttttttgttcaatcacTCGCACGCTCTTCGAAATCTGGCAGATGATTTGCCCCTAGGAATCATCTGACAGCGACAGGCGATTGTGGCGATGGTCGATTAAGCGACGTGTCACTAGATGCAggcaagaaacacacacacacacacacgctatcAGAACACAAAACTCGATAGCGAAACGGTCGATAGTCGTAAAAGCCTTAAGCCCTGCCCGGAACCGGTAAAGGGGTACGCCCTGAAACGCCTTGGTGACGTGACCAGGAATTTGGAaggattgttttcctttgcaaaTCGAAAAACGGATCACACTCGCCACTATCGCCAATTTCCAATTTGTGGACCTTATTTGCGATGCGCAGGATTTACGaaccagttttttgttttgttttcgccaacttctttttttttttgccatttgttttgtttgtctctcGTTCGCCTTCCGAACGGATTTGTTCGATCGGTCTGTTCCGGTATCATTGCAGCGTCAGATTGCATTCGCATTGCTGCACTGTAAAATGCGACGGTTCGAGCACCCAAACCATGGGGTTCGGGGTTTGTTCACTGGTTCTCTGTCTTTGCCCGATAAGCCAATCCATTTATGGCTCGTCATCAAACTCGTTCTCCGGACTGttgtgtttccttttgttttgacTTTTTGGGGTTTGATGAAATGTCGGAAAtgtaacaattattttatataCAGCCGTTTTGATACTGTTTTTGAAATGAGATTAGTTTTAATACATttcaaaaacaagcaaattgcttcattttttctcgTGTCGTTACTTTCGTTCAGCATATTTCTAGATACTtaacgcctaaaggtatgcaagaTAGAAATTCTGAACCTGTGTCGAATCATAACGTATGAtacttttttcgatttttatttaaaaaaaacctttatgCCACTCTTATGTGagcgggtgtgtttgtgtgtgtgtgtgtgtgtgtgagagagagagagagagagagagagagagagagagagagagagagagagagagagagcacaaaaaagtcaataaaacccaaaacatcctttcttcaacaaatcaaaatatcgagcaatacggcctggccttCTTTGTCgacataaaaatatcaaaatatattttacaaaaaattgcCTACATTTGGGCGCACTGATTCAAAAACCTAGCTACTACTTAGCACTTTTCTAGTGACATTTTCTATCTCTCCGAATACCATCTATAAAAATCCATATTTTCTACTATGTATGATCACCATAAAATCACAGTTCCTGCATCATCTTTCCAACCTCTTTTCGAACGTCCGGCAAAACGCGGTGGAAAATCATCCCACACCACTGGCCCCATATGTTGGCAGCGCTCGTTCAAGCGAGTTTGCTATCGATTAGTGTAAATCGGAGCTAATTATAATTACCATTTCGGCCACAGGTTACTGCGGGTTGATTTGTGTACTAGACCGAACGCACGCCGACCGTAGCGTCTAGCGCAATTGCAAGAAGGTAGGTGCCGATGACTATGTGCGGCAGTAGTTAATACCGTTGGCATCTGCTTCGCTCGCAGATGCGTGAGTTATGCAACcgattttttggtttgttaaatgtgcgtgtttgtgtgtgtcggtaAGAAAAATTCAACACCATACTCTTGTGAGGTACCTAGAATGCTACCTGCCGTTTCCAACTGGTCAATATCCAATTACCAGCAGGACGTGAAGTGCACACGCAAATGGTCAATAGATTGCAGGTgttcgagagagagagagagagagagagagagaaagagagagagagagagagaaagagagagagaggacgATGAAGGGGTGGAAAAGCTTGTTAAAATCCACCCACCGAGACCGGTTGAGGAAAATGCactatttataaataaaatattgatcaATATTTAGTGGGCTAATTAGTGGCGggttttaattataattgtCCCCTATTAAATTCTCGCCACTCGTGCTTTTCACACATatactcacacatacacacaaacacacagtgaTTGGTGAGattgagcacacacacaaacataaacaaacaggGATGAATGGTAGTACACCCACTCGTAGTGCGAAGGAATTGCGGTGGAAAATCGTTTAATAGTCTGATTTGGTTTGctgtttctctctttctcgttcaGTATGATTGACTCTCTGGGTCTTTGGTTGTTATATATTCATTCAAAAGTAGGTTAattttcagtaaaaaaaatactagagggagagagagagagaaagagagagagagagagagagagagagagattaaGAGTGATATAGTCATACAGCTAGTAGCGGCTCCACTTATACTAAAGACAAAGTTAGGACATATCTGCTACAAGTCATAGCTCGGACTCTTTCACTGTTAGTAATTTTCTTGGACGAGATAGTACATCATACATGAGGTTTAGTAGATTTCTACTCTTCCAAATTTTCAGTACATCATCGCCATGATGAGAGCTCTCCCAACGGTACTAAGGTATCAGACAACTCCCCTTTTTTGTACCATCCGTATATtcaacacacaagcacacgcagACCAGTTTATGGCCGCACTACTACTCCATAATCGGGCTCTCTAGCGTAGCTGTTAAAACGTTTCACTAACCCGCCCGAAAAATAACCCCTTTTTGCTGACGCGCCAAAACTCTCGATGACATTATTGCGGATTCTCGCGCCACACACGTACGTGTGCTCACATGTGCGCATGCTTTTGGTAGTTGGGAGTGGGAGCAGTGGGGGAGTCCACCACTAGACACTAGATTGACACCTCCCACAACGACGAGCGAAGAATCCCCTTAAGAACGCACACTAGAAAACCACACATACGCACCGGCTAAACACCCTTGTCCTTCGGTACGCTCGCCGCATGTTGCCTGAAATCCTCGTAAATCCTGCACCGTGTTGACTGGTGGCTGTGGTGTGTCCCAAAAGCCTAAAACtttacacccccccccccccccttccccgaGCGGAACCAGCCTTCGGTGTCGGCTCGTGGACAAAGGGTCCGCTGCGGCGGCAAAGACACTTGAAGCCTTTATCCTTGCAATGGTGGTGTTAGGAAATCTCGAAATCAAGTTGAAAGTTCCACGGAACCCTCGTCTTGATGCGTGCCCGCAGTCAAACGAGTGGAACGCGAACCTGCGACGCTTCATCGAAAGGATTCGCCCCCCCATCCGCCCACGCTTGCCTTTGCTTTTGGGTTCGGGACACTCCAACGGCTCCCTGGTTGGAGCCTGTTGGACGTTACCGGCGATGGTTCACGGTgtcattaatttaattacacgGCTGAGTGGTGGCTCAGGAGTCGGATGCTCGCACCCGTGCACTTGCCACACCCAGCAAAGGATAACGAGTTTCCGCACCAATGGCGACCCAAAAAAGGGTTGCCAACCGCAGGCACGGgcttagaattttaatttcgatCCGCCACGCCGCTCCGTGGCGATTTTTCGGAATGCCGCAAAGTGTTGTTAACGCACCGGTACAAGCGATTGCTTTTTTGTCGTCGTTGTGCGGAAGGTAACTACAAATACCCGACTCCTTCTCTAGGCACGCTGAGGATTATCGGTATTAGTATAGTTAACCGGGTTCGGTTGCGGTTCCTCGCTTCACAATAACGACTGATTTGCACGAGGATTAGTACGCGAGACAGTTGGCACCGGCACCGAGCGATGGATGGAGATAGGACGGAGTGTTCGCTGCATTTTAATAGACCATTGTCACGTCGTCgttaattatttcatcatttaccACCGCCATTGATGGAAGCGAACAACGACTGATGGCGATCGGCATCATTCGCACGCACCAAACATGACCACAGCACACGGACCGCGGCGCGAACGGTTCTAATGAAGTGCTAAATAAGCCATGTTTGCAGTTTTTAAACCCAAATTGAATAGCCCGGTCCAGAGTATGCGTAAAAGGAAAAGTGCAGACCAGCACTTACCAAGGTCCCTTCCACTTTGTAGGGTGGCGTACCTCACAAATCAATAGAGCACCTGCTGGAGCTCTGCAGTATGTCCCGGGACCCTTAACATGGTCGCATTGCAGAATCTCGTTAGATAGAAGATATCAATTAATAAGTACAACAGTGCTTGCCTTGCCGGCAAGCGAGCGAACGTACGCCGCATCTCGATCGGAGAAGCCTTTTTTGGAACAGTgacgcagcacacacacacacaatttagTACTCCCGGTAGAGGACCAGCAGGTACGATCCGATAATGCGACACCGTGCCAATACATTCAATCCCAGCTTTGGGCTGTCCATATAGACTGTAAAGCTTGCGCAATTTGTTCAATGATTaccaataaatataaaaccatGCGTGTTTTCAGCTCCACACCGAGCAGCAATCTCTGGAATGGCGGTCGAGATATTTTCTGGTCCCCAAACGCTTGTCCCCTTGGCTTAGTGTGCTCGGCAATGGTGCTCGGAAAGAAATGTTTAACAAAGCATTTAAGCCCAAACCCGACGGTGCTGTTGGTGACACTCGGACGACCATTACCAGAGACGGAAACTCGGTACCTGGTTCCCTA
This genomic window contains:
- the LOC126568730 gene encoding homeobox protein slou, producing the protein MVMMQSPMSDCGQPESPSLSQPNSPPASTELASHSPKTILLKGGGGVTHNTTTTTTTATITTAPTANGSETEPDGANTLLLRFAEERRLTLTPSVQQQQQEAASKCGTFLDLRANNHSTSSNSNSSTSSTEPLDGEHEQAEAEMFTDQVDPKQGDYLPVTELPQHQQPPQHQQPTDRAVKFSIERLKHLADGHALAVRHHPLHHHQSAAEQLVLAAAAGAHFPPGAHPTMGGSVVSVIPSGSVLPPLHPAVLHPVHPPHPSHHTPVAAGVAPLQPSSCFPHASASAPSHQPHPHQHSHHQRHHQAAVAAAAAAAAAAAAAAAAAAVASGSGPAQPQPQHPQQQPSPHDPTATPHQHPGHPFAIKYPAGSASPTDLEIERFKIARTAINNTAAFAAAAAAKELSDIGFRIQLQDGGGQHHSGYARSDTSEELIVDGNEESSQDGISGCPVDLTRSMENGADAKTHAIRDTDKEAASKRLAFSVENILDPNKFNGKHSVATSGVAPVTVGGIFGAKLNGGGKMVAALGVAAAAAAAAVNSAGGNYATNNNNCTVNNNNNNNNNNNNNSINNNAKFWSQAGLERDDKLDDDHSDSRSVKDVNDIDQDDMGDDTMGSDMDDHASETDSKKDGTNNRGGDGKSQGNSSKPRRARTAFTYEQLVSLENKFKTTRYLSVCERLNLALSLSLTETQVKIWFQNRRTKWKKQNPGMDVNSPTVPPPNSGGSFGPGSYASSLLYPHAMPYPPYGPYFHPLGGHHLGHSHS